One window from the genome of Aeromonas sp. FDAARGOS 1405 encodes:
- a CDS encoding ABC transporter permease — protein sequence MDVPVSSPLSHSGYLLLKALLRLAGLLCLVSVATFVLLSYSPIDPIKAYIGNDLLHVPPEQYARIAARWGLDQPLWLRYWHWFTQVLRGDLGYSMLYNAPVGEVIGQRFAASFLLLAGAWLLSGFFGILLGLCAGRYLNRWPDRLICRFAYLLASLPTFWVGLLLLALFAVHWPLLPVCCAWTPGLAADEADWAMRLRHLLLPVTTLALLGLGNIALHTRGRVAEVLESDFIRYARAQGDGGWPMLRFHVLRHALTPAICLQFASLGELIGGSLLAEKVFSYPGLGQATVDAGLRGDIPLLMGIVLFCTLLVFIGNTVASLLLARINRGWEGEYAV from the coding sequence GTGGACGTGCCGGTAAGTTCGCCCTTGAGTCATTCAGGTTATCTGTTGCTAAAAGCCCTGCTGCGTTTGGCAGGGCTGTTATGTCTGGTCTCGGTCGCCACCTTTGTGCTGCTGAGTTACTCCCCCATCGACCCCATCAAGGCCTATATCGGCAACGATCTGCTCCATGTGCCGCCGGAGCAGTACGCCCGCATCGCCGCTCGCTGGGGGCTGGATCAGCCGCTCTGGCTGCGCTACTGGCACTGGTTTACTCAGGTGCTGCGGGGGGATCTCGGTTACTCCATGCTCTATAACGCGCCTGTGGGTGAGGTAATAGGCCAGCGCTTTGCTGCCTCCTTCCTGCTGCTGGCGGGTGCCTGGCTGCTCTCCGGCTTTTTCGGCATTCTGCTTGGCCTCTGCGCCGGTCGCTATCTCAATCGCTGGCCCGATCGCCTGATTTGCCGGTTTGCCTATCTGCTCGCCTCCCTGCCCACCTTCTGGGTCGGCCTGTTGCTGCTCGCCCTGTTTGCGGTGCACTGGCCGCTACTGCCGGTCTGCTGCGCCTGGACGCCGGGGCTCGCTGCCGATGAGGCGGATTGGGCCATGCGGTTGCGTCATCTGCTGCTGCCGGTCACCACGCTCGCCCTGCTCGGGCTGGGCAATATTGCACTGCATACCCGGGGGCGGGTGGCCGAGGTGCTGGAGAGCGATTTTATTCGCTACGCCCGCGCCCAGGGGGATGGTGGCTGGCCCATGCTGCGTTTTCATGTGCTGCGCCATGCCCTGACCCCGGCCATCTGTCTGCAGTTTGCCTCGCTAGGCGAGCTGATTGGCGGATCGCTCTTGGCAGAGAAGGTCTTCTCCTACCCGGGGCTCGGCCAGGCCACCGTGGATGCGGGGCTGCGAGGGGATATCCCCTTGCTGATGGGAATCGTGCTCTTCTGCACCCTGCTGGTCTTTATTGGCAACACGGTGGCCAGTTTGCTGCTGGCCCGCATCAATCGGGGTTGGGAGGGCGAGTATGCTGTTTAA
- a CDS encoding ATP-binding cassette domain-containing protein: MFEVRNLTIAQGERPLWQGLSLTVKAGERLGISAPSGYGKTTLGRVLAGWQPVGAGGQILLDGQPVPEQVKGYNPIQLVPQHPELTFNPYRTTGQALWDVWCPDEAMLARFMVKPAWLGRKPGQLSGGELARIALLRALDPRTRLLIADEVTAQLDPQIQRQLWRELMVECEQRGLGMLVFSHQQALLRQICHRVLRFGEVQPESGELTESAA, translated from the coding sequence ATGTTTGAAGTAAGAAATCTCACTATCGCCCAGGGGGAACGCCCCCTCTGGCAGGGATTATCGCTGACCGTGAAAGCGGGCGAGCGACTCGGTATCTCTGCCCCGAGCGGTTATGGCAAGACCACGTTGGGGCGGGTATTGGCGGGTTGGCAACCGGTTGGGGCTGGTGGGCAGATCCTGCTGGATGGGCAGCCAGTACCTGAACAGGTAAAAGGTTATAACCCCATCCAGCTGGTGCCCCAGCACCCGGAGCTCACCTTCAATCCCTATCGCACCACCGGGCAGGCGCTCTGGGATGTATGGTGCCCCGATGAGGCCATGCTGGCCCGCTTTATGGTCAAACCTGCGTGGCTCGGTCGTAAACCTGGCCAGCTCTCCGGTGGTGAGCTGGCCCGCATCGCGCTGCTGCGCGCCCTCGATCCCCGCACCCGTCTGCTGATTGCTGATGAGGTGACTGCCCAGCTGGATCCGCAGATTCAGCGCCAACTCTGGCGGGAGTTGATGGTTGAATGCGAGCAGCGCGGGCTTGGTATGCTTGTCTTCAGTCACCAGCAGGCACTGCTGCGCCAGATCTGCCATCGGGTGCTGCGCTTTGGTGAGGTGCAGCCCGAATCTGGGGAGCTTACCGAAAGCGCGGCTTGA
- a CDS encoding ATP-binding cassette domain-containing protein, whose translation MLSFDQVTIEAAHYSWLGRRSWQPLLTDISLQLAPGEIVALVGGSGEGKSLLLQSALTLLPDNLRMRGSISLDGVPLCDASRARLRGHTLCYVPQGVSALNPLLTVERQLGRAARLCGQSGSRKRLGEQLLRYQLPASTLDRFPRQLSGGMAKRILACTAALGGARYILADEITAWLDEGLACQLLSQLRELANQGSGILWVTHDLALAARFADRIVALHQGQVSDTLSCHHLRQGQGSEMLRAHWQALPEFNALFSVPEVS comes from the coding sequence ATGCTGAGTTTTGATCAGGTGACCATAGAGGCGGCCCACTACTCTTGGCTGGGACGGCGCAGCTGGCAGCCATTGCTGACCGATATCAGCCTGCAACTGGCGCCGGGGGAGATAGTGGCGCTGGTGGGGGGGAGCGGCGAGGGCAAGAGCCTGCTGTTGCAAAGCGCCCTGACATTGCTGCCGGACAATCTGCGGATGCGCGGCAGCATCTCCCTCGATGGCGTGCCCCTGTGCGATGCCAGCCGGGCCCGTTTACGCGGCCACACCCTCTGCTATGTGCCGCAGGGGGTAAGCGCCCTCAATCCGCTGCTGACGGTGGAGCGCCAGCTGGGCCGTGCGGCACGTCTCTGCGGCCAGAGCGGTTCTCGCAAGCGGCTCGGCGAGCAGCTGCTGCGCTACCAGCTGCCCGCGAGTACCTTGGACAGATTCCCGCGCCAGCTCTCCGGCGGCATGGCCAAGCGTATTCTGGCCTGCACCGCAGCCCTCGGCGGTGCCCGCTACATTCTGGCAGACGAGATCACCGCTTGGCTTGACGAGGGGCTGGCCTGCCAGCTGCTCAGCCAGTTGCGTGAATTGGCCAATCAGGGCAGCGGTATCCTCTGGGTGACCCACGATCTGGCGCTGGCGGCCCGCTTCGCCGATCGCATCGTGGCGCTGCATCAGGGGCAGGTGAGCGATACCTTGAGCTGCCACCATCTGCGCCAGGGGCAGGGGAGCGAGATGCTCCGTGCCCACTGGCAGGCGCTGCCGGAATTCAACGCGCTCTTCTCTGTGCCGGAGGTTTCCTGA
- the hybA gene encoding hydrogenase 2 operon protein HybA — translation MNRRNFLKFASVGALAAGTTVSGSALAAAENKPPIPGALGMLYDSTLCVGCQACVAECQRLNGNPVNPAGAQTWSNNDKLTPYTNNIIQVWKSGTGEHKDQLVDGYAYIKKQCMHCVDPNCVSVCPVQALKKDPKTGIVHYDPSVCTGCRYCMVGCPFDVPKYDYDNPLGAIHKCELCNQKGLERIDQGKLPGCVEVCPTGAVIFGTREELMAEAKRRLLATPGSEYAYPRQTLKANDPYLHEVPNYQPYVYGEKEGGGTQVLVLAGVPYTKLDMPDLPELSSGARSEHIQHTLYKGMVLPMVVLTGLSVLIRRNTKNGHDHHHDDGHDQGSAQIKGQGSTKGGKDHE, via the coding sequence GTGAACAGACGCAACTTCCTCAAATTTGCCTCCGTCGGCGCGCTGGCGGCGGGCACCACCGTCTCCGGCAGCGCATTGGCGGCGGCCGAGAACAAGCCGCCCATTCCCGGCGCGCTCGGCATGCTCTACGACTCTACCCTCTGCGTCGGCTGTCAGGCCTGTGTGGCTGAGTGTCAGCGCCTCAATGGCAATCCTGTCAACCCGGCAGGGGCGCAGACCTGGTCCAACAACGACAAGCTGACCCCCTACACCAACAACATCATTCAGGTGTGGAAAAGCGGCACTGGCGAGCACAAGGATCAGCTGGTGGATGGCTATGCCTACATCAAGAAGCAGTGCATGCACTGCGTCGATCCCAACTGCGTCTCTGTCTGTCCGGTGCAGGCTCTTAAAAAAGATCCCAAGACCGGCATCGTTCACTACGACCCGAGCGTCTGCACCGGTTGCCGCTACTGCATGGTGGGTTGCCCGTTCGATGTACCCAAATATGACTATGACAATCCGCTGGGGGCGATCCACAAGTGCGAGCTCTGCAACCAGAAGGGGCTTGAGCGAATTGATCAGGGCAAGTTGCCCGGCTGTGTCGAGGTGTGCCCCACCGGCGCCGTCATCTTCGGCACCCGCGAGGAGCTGATGGCCGAGGCCAAGCGCCGGTTGCTGGCGACTCCGGGCAGTGAATATGCCTATCCGCGCCAGACCCTCAAGGCCAACGACCCCTACCTGCACGAAGTGCCCAATTACCAGCCCTACGTCTATGGCGAGAAGGAGGGGGGCGGCACCCAGGTGCTGGTACTGGCCGGGGTGCCCTATACCAAGCTCGACATGCCCGACTTGCCGGAGCTCTCCTCCGGTGCCCGCTCCGAGCATATCCAGCACACCCTCTACAAGGGGATGGTGCTGCCCATGGTGGTGCTGACCGGCCTTTCGGTGCTTATCCGTCGCAACACCAAGAATGGTCACGATCACCATCATGATGATGGCCATGATCAGGGGAGTGCGCAGATCAAGGGTCAGGGCTCCACAAAGGGAGGCAAGGATCATGAGTAA
- the hybC gene encoding hydrogenase 2 large subunit, whose product MSQRITIDPITRIEGHLRIDCEIEGGKVTKAWSSGTMWRGMEEIVKGNDPRDAWMIVQRICGVCTSIHAIASVRAVENAIGAKVPVNAQYIRNLIIAAHNIHDHIVHFYQLSALDWVDITAALEANPQKAADMLKGVSTWSLNSADELTKVQDKIRALVASGQLGIFANGYWGHKAMKLSPEVNLIAVAHYLQALECQRDANRIVAILGGKTPHIQNLAVGGVANPINLDAPSVLNLERLLYVKSFIDRLGEFIEQVYKVDAAIIAAHYPEWLTLGQGAKHYLSVPELPTDANGGSFLMPGGYIENGNLAGYRPIESHQDGWLMDGIAESNKHAWYKDDEPLKPWDGKTEPDYTGWQDDGKYSWVKSPTFYGKVVEVGPLADLLVKLAAKHPETVAHFDQLNGIYKALTGSAIKTEQLHSTMGRIIGRAVRCCVLKDTLSHQWKALVDNIGKGDTTAYIKAEIPADKEFRGVGFEEAPRGMLSHWIVIKGGKIENYQAVVPSTWNSGPRNFNDEPGPYEQSLVGTPVADPAKPLEVVRTVHSFDPCMSCAVHVVDTQNGETTQVKVL is encoded by the coding sequence ATGAGCCAACGTATCACCATAGACCCCATCACCCGCATTGAGGGGCACCTGCGTATCGACTGCGAAATCGAAGGCGGCAAAGTGACCAAGGCCTGGTCGTCCGGCACCATGTGGCGCGGCATGGAGGAGATCGTCAAGGGCAACGACCCGCGCGATGCCTGGATGATAGTGCAGCGCATCTGCGGGGTATGTACCTCTATTCACGCCATCGCTTCGGTGCGGGCGGTGGAGAACGCCATCGGCGCCAAGGTACCGGTCAACGCCCAGTACATCCGCAACCTCATCATCGCGGCCCACAACATCCACGATCACATCGTCCACTTCTACCAGCTCTCCGCGCTGGACTGGGTGGATATCACCGCGGCCCTTGAGGCCAATCCGCAAAAAGCGGCGGACATGCTCAAGGGGGTATCAACCTGGTCCCTTAACAGTGCCGACGAGCTGACCAAGGTGCAGGACAAGATCCGCGCGCTGGTGGCGAGCGGTCAGCTCGGCATCTTCGCCAACGGCTACTGGGGTCACAAGGCGATGAAGCTGAGCCCGGAGGTGAACCTCATCGCCGTGGCCCACTATCTGCAGGCACTGGAGTGCCAGCGCGATGCCAACCGTATTGTCGCCATTCTCGGCGGCAAGACCCCCCACATCCAGAATCTGGCGGTGGGCGGCGTGGCCAACCCCATCAATCTGGATGCGCCGAGCGTGCTCAACCTGGAACGACTGCTCTACGTGAAGAGCTTTATCGACCGGCTCGGCGAGTTTATCGAGCAGGTCTACAAGGTGGATGCCGCCATCATAGCCGCGCACTATCCCGAGTGGCTGACGCTGGGGCAGGGGGCCAAGCACTACCTGAGCGTGCCGGAGCTACCCACCGACGCCAACGGCGGCAGCTTCCTGATGCCGGGCGGTTATATCGAGAATGGCAATCTGGCGGGTTATCGCCCTATCGAGAGCCATCAGGATGGCTGGCTGATGGATGGCATCGCCGAGAGCAACAAGCACGCCTGGTACAAGGATGACGAGCCCCTCAAACCCTGGGATGGCAAGACCGAGCCCGATTACACCGGCTGGCAGGATGACGGCAAGTACTCCTGGGTCAAGTCCCCCACCTTCTACGGCAAGGTGGTGGAGGTGGGTCCTCTCGCAGACTTGCTGGTGAAACTGGCCGCCAAACACCCGGAGACGGTGGCGCACTTCGATCAGCTGAACGGCATCTACAAGGCGCTCACCGGCTCGGCCATCAAGACCGAGCAGCTGCACTCCACCATGGGCCGCATCATCGGCCGCGCGGTGCGCTGCTGCGTGCTCAAAGACACCCTTTCCCATCAGTGGAAGGCGCTGGTGGACAACATCGGCAAGGGGGACACCACTGCCTATATCAAGGCGGAGATCCCGGCGGACAAGGAGTTTCGCGGAGTGGGCTTTGAAGAGGCGCCGCGCGGCATGCTCTCCCACTGGATCGTCATCAAGGGCGGCAAGATCGAGAACTATCAGGCGGTGGTGCCCTCCACCTGGAACTCGGGTCCGCGCAACTTCAACGATGAACCCGGCCCCTACGAACAATCGCTGGTAGGCACCCCGGTGGCCGATCCGGCCAAACCGCTGGAGGTGGTTCGCACCGTCCATTCGTTCGACCCCTGCATGTCCTGTGCGGTGCATGTGGTGGATACCCAAAATGGCGAAACGACTCAGGTGAAGGTGTTGTGA
- a CDS encoding ABC transporter permease, whose translation MLFNPLPSILRLGFALLGLALLATYGWSLSHQDVPMDLLARQQPPSLTHWFGTDQMGRDLWLRAFQGTLTSLELGISTALCSGLLAMVAASLSLVHPRCDAAVRMVIDAMLALPHMLLLILICFTVGGGMRGVILAVALTHWPKLALILCAEARRIACSDYVVLARCQGMGALRRWRTHLLPGLLPQWFIGTLLMFPHAVLHSAALSFLGFGLAAHEASLGLLLADALRYLAGGGWWLALFPGLMLLLLVLLFDQATRALQQLLWHRSEPC comes from the coding sequence ATGCTGTTTAATCCGCTTCCCTCCATACTGCGGCTGGGGTTTGCCCTGCTCGGATTGGCGCTGCTGGCCACTTACGGCTGGAGCCTCTCTCATCAGGATGTGCCGATGGATCTGCTGGCGCGCCAGCAGCCTCCCTCGCTGACCCACTGGTTCGGCACCGATCAGATGGGGCGGGATCTCTGGTTGCGGGCTTTTCAGGGCACCCTCACCAGTCTGGAGCTTGGCATCAGCACGGCGCTCTGCAGTGGCCTGCTGGCCATGGTGGCGGCAAGCCTTTCGCTGGTTCATCCCAGATGTGATGCGGCGGTGCGAATGGTGATCGACGCCATGCTGGCGTTGCCCCATATGCTGCTGCTGATCCTTATCTGCTTTACCGTGGGGGGCGGTATGCGCGGGGTGATCCTGGCGGTGGCGCTCACCCACTGGCCCAAGCTGGCGCTCATTCTCTGCGCCGAGGCACGGCGGATCGCCTGCAGCGACTATGTGGTGCTGGCCCGCTGTCAGGGGATGGGGGCGCTGCGTCGCTGGCGCACCCACCTGCTGCCGGGGCTGTTGCCCCAGTGGTTTATCGGCACCTTGCTGATGTTTCCCCATGCGGTGCTGCACAGCGCGGCCTTGAGCTTTCTCGGCTTTGGTCTGGCGGCCCACGAGGCCTCGCTGGGCCTGCTGCTGGCCGATGCCCTGCGTTATCTGGCCGGTGGCGGCTGGTGGCTGGCCCTCTTCCCGGGGCTGATGTTGCTGCTGTTGGTGCTGCTCTTTGATCAGGCTACCCGCGCTCTGCAACAGCTGTTGTGGCACAGGAGTGAACCATGCTGA
- the hybE gene encoding hydrogenase-2 assembly chaperone, protein MAQSHLSEAERVLEIVPETVQEFAGFASNPAPLLVAQYERIAREEMQALPFYHASMPIVAECVLFEGQWLGCVLTPWMLSVVVLPGPDQLWPVRSNSDRLALQLPCGNMTFMVGELPESGQLLSCSLMSPLDPHLGAGEGRALVGSTLKMLLSLPVQQGAGGVDLGRRRLFGARRSQPA, encoded by the coding sequence ATGGCGCAGTCCCATTTAAGCGAGGCTGAGAGAGTGCTGGAGATAGTACCGGAGACAGTGCAGGAGTTTGCCGGTTTTGCCAGCAATCCCGCGCCTCTGCTGGTAGCCCAGTACGAGCGGATCGCTCGCGAAGAGATGCAGGCGCTGCCCTTCTATCACGCCAGCATGCCCATAGTGGCGGAGTGCGTGCTGTTTGAAGGTCAGTGGCTTGGCTGCGTGCTCACCCCCTGGATGTTGAGCGTGGTGGTGCTGCCGGGGCCGGATCAACTCTGGCCGGTACGCAGCAACAGCGATCGGCTCGCCCTGCAGCTCCCCTGCGGCAACATGACCTTTATGGTGGGTGAATTGCCCGAAAGTGGTCAGCTGCTGTCCTGCTCCCTGATGTCGCCGCTCGATCCCCATCTCGGTGCCGGGGAGGGGCGAGCACTGGTGGGCAGCACCCTCAAGATGCTGCTCTCCTTGCCGGTGCAGCAAGGGGCTGGCGGCGTGGATCTGGGTCGCAGACGACTATTCGGTGCCCGGCGCAGTCAACCGGCATAG
- a CDS encoding HyaD/HybD family hydrogenase maturation endopeptidase gives MNTLILGVGNLLLSDEAVGVRIVEGLGREYRFAPGIELLDGGTAGMELLEAMASRDHIILVDAVRSGNPPGTVVTLKDEEIPTLFGRKISPHQLGLADVLSALHMTGESPKRLTLIGVEPESLEPRIGLTPVVAAAMGEATDRILTLLAAVGAPAIALSEQEKAEQAREGLWRSPI, from the coding sequence ATGAACACCCTGATCCTGGGCGTGGGCAACCTGCTCTTGAGTGACGAGGCCGTCGGCGTGCGCATCGTTGAGGGGCTGGGGCGCGAATACCGTTTCGCCCCGGGCATCGAGCTGCTCGACGGCGGTACCGCCGGCATGGAGTTGCTCGAAGCGATGGCCAGTCGCGATCACATCATTCTGGTTGATGCGGTGCGCAGCGGTAATCCGCCGGGCACAGTGGTGACTCTGAAGGATGAGGAGATCCCGACCCTTTTTGGCCGCAAGATCTCCCCGCACCAACTGGGGCTGGCGGACGTGCTCTCGGCGCTGCACATGACGGGGGAGTCGCCCAAGCGGCTCACCCTGATCGGGGTCGAGCCCGAATCCCTCGAGCCCCGCATCGGCCTCACCCCTGTGGTGGCGGCTGCCATGGGGGAGGCGACGGATCGGATTTTGACCCTGCTGGCCGCCGTTGGCGCGCCCGCCATTGCACTCTCTGAGCAGGAGAAAGCTGAACAAGCGCGGGAGGGTTTATGGCGCAGTCCCATTTAA
- a CDS encoding ABC transporter substrate-binding protein — MTVPRNSLSHYCCTSAAALLTLLLGTASHAALAAAQPVPAELKLAIGSEPTEGFDPLLGWSHGSYLLLHSPLLKQNADLSWQNVLTQSVTPNKDGKGWLITLKPELKFSNGAPLTAEDVAFTYNSAAKGGGKIDMGNFVSAKVLSPTEVAITLSAPQSTFVNVLGSLGIVSKKDYDAKAYAQKPVGAGPYRLVSFLPGQQLVVEANPYYAGGNNDFKRLVFVFIDEESAYAAAQSSQLDVVRIAPSLAPTVPASLKLWVRPSVENRGIVFPIPPAGGKDTKGYPIGNDVTSDVAVRRAINYVIDRKLLADQLLEGHAIPAYSAVEGLPWLNKATAFKDGDAAHANALLDEAGWKMGSDGIRHKGDLRAAFTLWYTSGDSTRRDLAEAVRAMLKPIGLEVRLKSGSWEQVEREMHANPVLMGWGSLDPMELYHHYQSGSGGVEFYNPGYYSNPVVDGHLKQALDAPNWQAAVPFWQQVEWDGKTGAGVQGDAAWAWLLNVQHTYLANRCIDLGKGAPEIHGSWSLLNNLQDWRWTCR, encoded by the coding sequence ATGACTGTTCCACGCAATTCCCTTAGCCATTACTGTTGCACCAGTGCTGCCGCCCTGTTGACTCTGCTGCTGGGCACCGCCTCTCACGCGGCGCTGGCCGCTGCCCAACCTGTGCCTGCCGAGCTCAAGCTCGCCATCGGCAGTGAGCCCACCGAAGGGTTTGACCCTCTGCTTGGCTGGAGCCACGGCAGCTACCTGCTGTTGCATAGCCCGCTGCTCAAGCAGAACGCCGATCTCAGCTGGCAAAATGTGCTCACCCAGTCGGTGACCCCGAACAAGGATGGCAAGGGGTGGCTCATTACCCTCAAGCCTGAACTGAAATTCTCCAACGGTGCGCCGCTCACCGCCGAAGATGTGGCCTTCACTTACAACAGCGCAGCCAAGGGCGGCGGCAAGATCGACATGGGCAACTTTGTCTCGGCCAAGGTGCTCTCGCCCACCGAGGTTGCCATCACCTTGAGTGCCCCCCAGAGCACCTTCGTCAACGTGCTGGGATCTTTGGGGATAGTGTCGAAGAAGGATTACGACGCAAAAGCGTATGCCCAAAAGCCGGTCGGTGCCGGCCCCTACCGGCTGGTGAGCTTCCTGCCCGGCCAGCAACTGGTGGTAGAGGCGAACCCCTATTACGCTGGCGGCAACAATGATTTCAAACGGCTGGTCTTTGTCTTTATCGACGAAGAGAGCGCCTATGCCGCCGCCCAGAGCAGCCAGCTTGATGTGGTGCGCATCGCCCCATCGCTTGCGCCAACCGTGCCTGCTTCCCTCAAGCTGTGGGTGCGGCCGAGTGTCGAGAACCGCGGCATCGTCTTCCCCATTCCGCCAGCGGGCGGCAAGGATACCAAGGGTTATCCCATCGGCAACGACGTGACCTCGGATGTGGCGGTGCGCCGCGCCATCAACTACGTCATCGACCGCAAGCTGCTGGCCGATCAGCTACTGGAAGGGCACGCTATCCCCGCTTACAGCGCGGTGGAAGGGTTGCCATGGCTAAACAAAGCCACCGCCTTCAAGGATGGGGATGCGGCTCACGCCAACGCCCTGCTCGATGAGGCGGGCTGGAAGATGGGCAGTGACGGCATTCGCCACAAGGGCGACCTGCGCGCCGCCTTTACCCTCTGGTACACCAGCGGTGACAGCACCCGCCGGGATCTGGCGGAAGCGGTGAGGGCCATGCTCAAGCCAATTGGCCTCGAGGTGCGCCTCAAGTCCGGCAGCTGGGAGCAGGTGGAGCGGGAGATGCACGCCAACCCGGTGCTGATGGGGTGGGGGAGTCTGGATCCCATGGAGCTTTATCACCACTACCAGAGCGGCTCCGGTGGCGTGGAGTTCTACAACCCGGGCTACTACAGCAACCCTGTGGTGGATGGCCACCTCAAGCAAGCGCTGGATGCCCCCAACTGGCAGGCGGCCGTGCCGTTCTGGCAGCAGGTGGAGTGGGATGGCAAAACCGGCGCCGGAGTGCAGGGAGATGCCGCCTGGGCCTGGCTGCTCAATGTGCAGCACACCTATCTCGCCAACCGTTGCATCGACCTTGGCAAGGGGGCGCCGGAAATCCACGGTAGCTGGTCCCTGCTCAACAACCTGCAGGATTGGCGGTGGACGTGCCGGTAA
- the hybB gene encoding Ni/Fe-hydrogenase cytochrome b subunit, whose product MSNHKAYPLGGKLVSWPVLVLAPFVILCGMLILKRLIFGLGSVTDLNGGYPWGLWISFDLLIGTGFACGGWALAWAVYVFNRGEYHPLVRPALLASLFGYSLGGLSITIDVGRYWNLPYFYLPGHFNTSSVLFETAVCMTIYIGVMALEFAPVLLEKFGWKSSMVRLNKIMFFILALGALLPTMHQSSMGSLMIVAGEKIHPLWQSYELLPVFSLLTAFIMGFSIVVFEGSLVQAGLAGRGPNEKPLFYKLTQVIDIFLILFVALRFAEIVIHDKSEYLSELNRYSIMFWSEIALMIFPLLVFHWDKSRRDSRMLFLGALSMLLGAALWRLDYSLLAFNPGNGYHYFPSAEEVLISLGFVAIEVCAYLLLIRLLPVLPSLERVHQDYQARGKANV is encoded by the coding sequence ATGAGTAATCACAAGGCGTATCCCCTCGGCGGCAAGCTGGTCAGCTGGCCTGTACTGGTGCTGGCGCCGTTCGTCATCCTGTGCGGCATGTTGATCCTCAAACGTCTCATCTTCGGGCTGGGCTCGGTCACCGACTTGAATGGCGGTTATCCCTGGGGTTTGTGGATTTCGTTCGATCTCTTGATCGGTACCGGTTTCGCCTGCGGTGGCTGGGCGCTGGCCTGGGCTGTCTATGTGTTCAACCGGGGTGAGTATCACCCGCTGGTGCGACCGGCCCTGTTGGCGAGCCTGTTTGGCTACTCGCTCGGTGGTCTCTCCATCACCATCGACGTGGGGCGTTACTGGAACCTGCCGTACTTCTACCTGCCCGGTCACTTCAACACCTCATCGGTGCTGTTCGAGACGGCGGTCTGCATGACCATCTATATCGGGGTGATGGCGCTGGAGTTTGCGCCCGTGCTGCTGGAGAAGTTCGGCTGGAAGAGCTCCATGGTGCGACTCAACAAGATCATGTTTTTCATCCTGGCGCTGGGGGCCCTGCTGCCCACCATGCACCAATCCTCCATGGGCTCGTTGATGATAGTGGCGGGGGAGAAGATCCATCCGCTCTGGCAAAGCTACGAGCTGCTGCCGGTCTTTTCGCTTCTGACCGCATTCATCATGGGTTTTTCCATCGTGGTGTTTGAAGGATCCCTGGTGCAGGCCGGATTGGCGGGGCGGGGCCCCAACGAGAAGCCGCTCTTCTACAAACTGACCCAGGTGATCGACATCTTCCTGATCCTGTTTGTGGCGCTGCGCTTTGCCGAGATCGTCATCCACGACAAGTCGGAATACCTCTCCGAGCTCAATCGTTACTCCATCATGTTCTGGAGCGAGATCGCGCTGATGATCTTCCCGCTGCTGGTGTTCCACTGGGACAAGAGCCGCCGGGATTCGCGCATGTTGTTCCTGGGGGCCCTCAGCATGCTGCTGGGCGCAGCCCTCTGGCGACTGGACTACTCCCTGCTCGCCTTCAACCCCGGCAATGGCTACCACTACTTCCCCTCCGCGGAGGAGGTGCTGATCTCCTTGGGCTTTGTTGCCATCGAGGTGTGTGCCTATTTGCTGTTGATCCGGCTGCTGCCGGTACTGCCATCACTTGAACGTGTTCACCAAGATTATCAGGCCCGAGGGAAAGCCAACGTATGA